A genomic segment from Aegilops tauschii subsp. strangulata cultivar AL8/78 chromosome 1, Aet v6.0, whole genome shotgun sequence encodes:
- the LOC109732038 gene encoding uncharacterized protein, with the protein MMKERYEAELSKKESQTADLQENIKSQQAETFKAKEELTSALAAMEKLKEDFKKERTDWDIEKATLQKRADDAEAALNPVVEELIGLKRQINAMTTAVFGSRTTHLGSDMQKKLKAAYTLIEQLYTGAQRIICTASHNKPPPTLIKETLERLSMPPAWFEELKRSAARHVL; encoded by the exons ATGATGAAGGAGCGGTATGAG GCTGAACTAAGCAAAAAGGAATCCCAAACTGCTGATCTTCAAGAAAatatcaagtcccaacaggcaGAAACCTTCAAAGCCAAAGAGGAGCTAACCAGTGCCTTAGCAGccatggagaaactgaaagaggatTTCAAGAAGGAGCGGACGGACTGGGACATAGAGAAAGCCACACTGCAAAAGAGGGCTGATGATGCCGAAGCGGCTCTTAATCCGGTGGTAGAAGAGCTGATCGGTTTAAAGCGGCAAATAAATGCCATGAccactgctgtgtttg GATCTCGCACTACCCATCTTGGATCTGATATGCAAAAGAaattgaaggctgcctatactcttatagagcagttatataccggcgCACAGCGGATCATCTGCACTGCCTCTCATAACAAACCGCCGCCAACCTTAATCAAGGAGACATTAGAAAGGCTGTCAATGCCGCCCGCCTGGTTTGAGGAATTAAAAAGATCAGCTGCAAGGCACgtgctctga